In a single window of the Geitlerinema sp. PCC 9228 genome:
- the typA gene encoding translational GTPase TypA, translating to MSLPIRNIAIIAHVDHGKTTLIDALLRQSGVFREGEELPDCIMDSNPLEKERGITILSKNTAVRYEDTLINIVDTPGHADFGGEVERVLGMVDGCLLVVDANEGPMPQTRFVLKKALEKGLRPIVVVNKVDRPQADPYGSINKVLDLFIDLGADEDQCEFPYLFASGLSGFAKYDLDAPGENMKPLFEAILEHVGPPVGDPEKPLQLQVTSLDYSDYLGRIVIGRVHNGTIYNGQQAALVKEDGSIVKNKISKLMGFEGLKRVEMESASAGYIVALAGFSDANIGETVTCPNEPQAMPLIKVDEPTLQMTFSINDSPLAGKEGQFVTSRQIRDRLLRELETNVALRVENTDSPDQFLVSGRGELHLGILIENMRREGYEFQVSQPHVIYREINGKPAEPFETLMIDVPEEASGSCIERLGQRRGEMQDMHTGSNGRTQMEFVIPARGLIGFRGEFVRMTRGEGIMNHSFLEYRPVCGDFETRQNGAIIAHEEGVATFYALKNAEERGVFFITPGTKVYKGMIVGEHNRPQDLELNVCKAKQLTNHRAASGEELEQLQAPAEMNLERALEYIGPDELVEITPESIRLRKSSAKKLAKR from the coding sequence ATGTCTCTTCCCATTCGCAACATTGCTATTATTGCCCACGTCGATCACGGAAAAACTACCCTCATAGATGCTTTGCTCCGCCAGTCCGGTGTCTTTCGCGAAGGGGAAGAACTACCAGACTGTATCATGGATTCCAACCCCTTAGAAAAAGAGCGGGGCATTACCATCTTGTCCAAAAATACCGCCGTTCGTTACGAAGATACCCTGATTAACATTGTAGATACCCCCGGCCACGCCGACTTTGGCGGGGAGGTAGAACGGGTTCTGGGTATGGTGGACGGTTGCTTGTTGGTGGTTGATGCCAACGAAGGTCCCATGCCCCAAACGCGGTTTGTGCTCAAAAAAGCCTTGGAAAAGGGTTTGCGACCGATTGTGGTCGTGAACAAGGTGGATCGCCCGCAAGCCGATCCCTACGGCAGCATTAACAAGGTTTTGGACCTATTTATCGATTTGGGGGCTGATGAAGACCAGTGCGAGTTCCCCTACCTGTTCGCTTCTGGATTGTCGGGATTTGCCAAATACGATTTGGATGCTCCCGGAGAAAATATGAAGCCTCTGTTTGAGGCTATTTTAGAACATGTCGGTCCGCCGGTGGGCGACCCGGAAAAACCCTTGCAATTGCAAGTGACGAGCTTGGATTATTCCGATTATTTGGGTCGCATTGTCATTGGTCGCGTTCACAATGGCACCATCTACAACGGCCAGCAAGCAGCTTTGGTGAAAGAAGATGGGTCCATTGTCAAAAACAAAATTTCCAAGTTAATGGGATTTGAAGGACTCAAACGGGTGGAAATGGAGTCTGCTTCTGCCGGTTATATCGTGGCTTTGGCAGGATTTAGCGATGCCAATATTGGCGAAACCGTTACCTGCCCCAACGAACCCCAGGCTATGCCTTTGATTAAGGTAGACGAACCCACCCTACAAATGACCTTCTCCATTAACGACTCTCCCCTCGCCGGCAAAGAAGGTCAGTTTGTCACTTCCCGCCAAATCCGCGATCGCTTGCTGCGAGAATTGGAAACCAACGTCGCTTTGCGGGTGGAAAACACCGATTCCCCTGACCAGTTCCTCGTTTCCGGTCGCGGAGAACTCCATTTGGGCATCCTGATTGAAAACATGCGTCGGGAAGGATACGAGTTCCAGGTATCCCAACCCCACGTCATCTATCGGGAAATCAACGGCAAACCCGCCGAACCTTTTGAAACCCTGATGATAGACGTACCGGAAGAAGCCTCAGGTAGCTGCATCGAACGTTTGGGTCAGCGTCGCGGTGAAATGCAAGACATGCACACCGGCAGCAACGGTCGCACCCAAATGGAATTTGTGATTCCAGCTAGAGGATTGATTGGTTTTCGCGGCGAGTTCGTGCGCATGACCCGCGGCGAAGGGATCATGAACCATAGTTTCTTGGAATATCGCCCTGTATGCGGTGATTTTGAAACCCGCCAAAATGGTGCCATTATTGCCCACGAAGAAGGGGTGGCAACGTTCTATGCCTTGAAAAATGCTGAAGAACGGGGCGTTTTCTTTATTACCCCGGGAACCAAGGTCTACAAAGGTATGATCGTCGGCGAACACAATCGCCCCCAAGACCTAGAACTCAACGTATGCAAAGCCAAGCAGCTAACCAACCACCGGGCTGCCAGTGGCGAAGAGTTGGAACAGTTACAAGCCCCTGCAGAAATGAATCTGGAACGGGCTTTGGAATACATTGGTCCGGATGAGTTGGTGGAAATTACACCAGAATCCATTCGCCTGCGCAAGTCCTCAGCCAAAAAACTAGCCAAACGCTAA